The genomic interval TGACTTGGGTCTGACAAACTTGTCAACTGGTGCACACAAATTGAAAATCTGGAAACACTTTTCTGTCAAGAAGGCACACTTTCATAATAATTGTGCCAATTCTGTTACAATTGAAAACCCAGTTGGTTTCTTGCAATGTCAGTGCAGTGTACTTGCTTTCACTAGGATGTAAAACAATGGGTATGGACCTACTTTCAGTTAACTACAGAGTAGCTGGTGTGCTGATTAGTGTATAAGCAGTTGTGCTTGCCTATTGCCTTACATACCAGGTGTTATTTAATTAGACCATACAGAATTATTttatgcctgtggcagatagcataattctagtcattgagctggattacttgaaGAGGTGAACAATACATTGAAGTGCACAATCAATTAATTAATAAAAATGCACTGATTAACTTTATTACtatacagcacatattgcaatgtacgaattatagctggtgcgttcacaaggcgtatctacttggaacaCATTTTTAAGGTTGACGCCACTTCTGACgtatttcccaaagtgtgtgacgaaatacatgggcattccagttacttatGTGCTTGAATACGTAAAACAGCAGTTGGTTAAAAAAGCACAATAGTGCATTTTCGTTTCACAGTGCAAATTGTGAAACCCGTGCAATCCTTAGAagtcattccaagtggatatgcctcgcaaactcactggctacaattagcacattgcaatgtgtgccgtaaagcaattagtgaattttttaattaggcaattatgcatttcaattttttatggGAGCAACGTCCACTGCTTCGAGTTAACCAGCTCACGAACTACAATTacactatctgccacaggcaaattaCAAAAAATTCTCTATGGTCTAAAAAATACACCCTGTATTATGACTAGCACTTATTTTCCTTTTTGTGCTTAAATCAAGGTTTGAATAAATTGAATAAAGTGGCATTGTCCAAGCAACAGTTTTATCTGTCCCTCTCTGGCACAAAAGCTCACTCTTGCTTTTTGCCATCAACACACACCACATGACCGTCAAAATACATCCCATCTCCAGACACAGGGGACTGGACCCAGGGAGACAACCACACCAGGAACCAGGAGGTACCCAGCGTCTCCTTCAAGTTCTTCCTGAGACCCATGCTGTAGGTCCGGATGCCGTGGCTCTTTTCATAGGTGGTCTGGTTTCTTGCCACGCAGATCAGCTCGACCATCAATAGGTAGGCACACAGGAAGAACACAACCAGTTCCACAAGATTCACAAGATTACACAGGAAAAGCCAGACATCAACGAAGCCCAGCAGAAGGCCAAAATGTGGAGCCACCATGTGCAAGAAAGTCGCCAAGTTGATGCCGCCAAGCATTTCAAGCACGTAGGGGCACTTGTACGAGAGACTGTAGAACAGGCCTGCAAAATGCATTCACAGAGCAAGGCACATATGCACTAAAACACTGATGTATAAAAtcaagtacagtaaaacctcgttaatatgtaGTTGGCAGGTAACGTGGATCAGGTACACACTAAACAATGCACTAATTAACTGACAATGGCAGATGAACAGCTATACTATATACTTACCGGCGAGAAAAGAACTACGTCTAATTCTTACTCAAACACGCACGGAGACAACTTTTATTCTGAGCAGGCTGCAAGAAATCTGTGCTCCTCAAACTCAGCAAGGCCGCGAGCCAATTTCTCCCTCAGGACGGTCCCACTTCTCCGCGAATGTCCTCATGATGGTAAACGCATGTGCCACGTCGGAGACAGAAGGGCCATcacgccagtagcgcacccaggatttctgccagggggggggttgacagtttgccaataccatctaaacagtactaatttcgatttcttcacggaaaattgtcaaaaaatgcgctttttgcgaatgtgtaggcgattgcgcgtcttgcatcttatttacagtactcaaatgggtaaggaaagaaaaggggttaaacaaaaggggggtttaagtcggcctcaggggggggttacaacccccgaatccccccccgtcggtgcgccactgcatcaCGTACTTCCACGTAGTTGTGAACGACGTGGAAGCGCCAGAAGCTGTGGGAGCAGGAAACGCGTCATGACCACCACGTTATTACATCACTATTGGTGAGGACTTCTGTCCGCGAAGTCGTCCGTGCACTGCGGTTTCACTATATATGGTCTGCGCGCACGACATTTTCCCGATTCTGGGCTTGTACGTTCCGAAAAATACTGCGCACCAACCATACAGCATGCGGtgagtgactacggcttaagcaGTCAGCATTAAGTTCAATGGCGACAATGTGAGGGATTCTTCACGACTATATTTAAAGCGGAATTACttattaagcgggtacgtattaacaaTATTTTACTGTATTTTGTTATGGCCCCTGTCAGTGGCATACTCAGACACAGGACAGATACAAATATTGATACCAGCTAGGTTGAGTTCAACTTCTTTTAAAGATGCAGAGAAACTGAGGAACAGTGCTGACTCTGGGGCACTATAACATTAAGTTATTCCACTTTGAttttattccaaactcctgacatcaaatttacACAAGTGCCAACGCTAGCACGGGCGGCTCCCAAATTTGTATTAACCGCTCGATAAAacactcctcgtttataggaggtgacCTTTGTTTGGTTTTAaagtgaatagcattgcctaccgtgacaggttttccttatctaattggctgacgagaggcAAAGAGTGCACTGCACAGGAGAGGGTTTTGGTGCGGGCTGGGTCGAGCTAGTGCAGTGAAAGATAACTGGGTGAGGAGAGTGGTGTCCGTGTCTCCAATTGGTCTGCTTCCCAttgcttagcttgtggtggctcgTCGACGATTGCGGCAGCATGCAATGGAGCGTTAAGAATGCCGCCAGATTCGATGCTCAGTGAAGATTTctcagagcgatgtcgtatgcgtgccATAAGAGCTTGATAACACTGCCAAGCAATATTTTGATTACATGCAAGGAAATCAATTCTTGCGGGAAGCTCCGAGTAGCCAGGGCTAAAGCGATAGGTCAACAGCCATCTTCTACTCCTTTTGGAATAGGGCAGTCTCCAGCTATTCCAAAAAAagttcagttttgttcagcatattaatgTATCTTTAGTGCATATACAAAACTTCGACATGTTGTGTTCTCACGGTTTCGTGACGTCATGTGACAGGCAGGGGAAGTAGGCGTAGCCCAAAAACATTTTGACCAATCGTAGAAGGCTAATGGTGATAAACATGTAGAATCATAAAGAAATGTATTTCTTTTGTTTGGCCTAATCATGCATAAGTGTGTATGCATCCTAGATTGAGAGTTCACGCATTTTTTGCGACACCTCGTGACAAACAGGCT from Dermacentor silvarum isolate Dsil-2018 unplaced genomic scaffold, BIME_Dsil_1.4 Seq8348, whole genome shotgun sequence carries:
- the LOC119435690 gene encoding probable palmitoyltransferase ZDHHC24 isoform X2, which encodes MYHETFDKVMWVHAALATFIVFNIYANLFKLFQTDTSARNIKTPAVLLPGWRHCAVCAMNVPPRSHHCSVCNECILKHDHHCMFTGRCIGFYNQRYFVVALLYMTVGLFYSLSYKCPYVLEMLGGINLATFLHMVAPHFGLLLGFVDVWLFLCNLVNLVELVVFFLCAYLLMVELICVARNQTTYEKSHGIRTYSMGLRKNLKETLGTSWFLVWLSPWVQSPVSGDGMYFDGHVVCVDGKKQE